The Bacteroidota bacterium sequence CTGATTTTTTCTTGAGTTCTTCTTCGATACGTATTCGTTCGGATATTTCATCTGCCAGCCGTGTGTTTTTATCCTCAAGTTCTTCTGTTTTAAGCAAGAGGTTCTGGTTTGTCAGGTCAAGTTCTCTGGTGCGTTCAAGGACTCTTTTCTCGAGTTCTTCGTTCAATACGCGTATTTTATCCTGAGCTTCCATTTCATCTTCCAGGATACTCAGCAGGGCGCGTTGAGCTCTTGCTGACTCTTCAAGCAGCGATCTGATTTTCAGCTCATTTGTGCGCAATAGTTCTTCATTATTTTTCCGTTCAGTGATATCACGGAACACCCCTTCCACACCAATTTCTTTATCATTATCATCCCGAACCATCCGGCTATTTGTTGAGACGAAAATTATACTGCCATCGAACCGTTTAAGTGCGACTTCATAATCGATCACTGATCCATCGGTATAAAGTTTCTGTAGAAGCGTATTTCTTTCTTCCGGATTTGTGTAGAAGTCTTTCGCCACATTCATATGATAGATTTTCTCCACAGAATCGACGCCCAGAAGTCTTGCGCCGGAGGGACTCACATAGATAATATTACCCTCTTTGTCGGTCCTGTAAAAAACATCATACATGTTCTCGACTATCGTCCGGTATTTTTTTTCATCCTCCTGGAGAACATGTTCAGTAAAAATCCTGCTGAGAGCCACTGAAGCCTGGCTAAGGATAGTTTCAATAATGTCTCTGTTTTCTTCAATGTCGTTTTGTGAATTTGTCAGGATGATTACGCCGCCAAGGTGGCGGTTGTGATGGATAAATCCAATGGTGTACACGGAACTGATATTCAGCAGACGGTCGACCATATCGCATGCAGCTTTCGGAAACTTCCTCATAAGTAAGGCGTAGGTTCCTCCCGGAATTAACTCCATCTTGCCGCTGCGGTAGGCAGTAAGTTCGTCATCTATGATATCATTAACCGAAAACGCCATACCCCGCGGATCGGCGCCCAGAATCCTCAAGATGTTATTTACAATGCCTTCATCCTGAAGACCCTCCATGGCCCTGAGCGAAAGAGTCTGGGTAGATTCATCCATAAGAGTAACAAATACATAGCCACGACCAGCCAACTCCTTTATTTTATTGCAAACAAATGAACAGATTACTTCGGCAGTTTCCATAAAAGTTAATCGACGGGAAATGTCAGCCAGAAAGGACAATTGTTCTAACCTCTTTTTCTCCTGATATAAGGATGAATCTTCCTGAGGTGGTTTGTTTTTCATGTATATTCTATATTTTAAGCCAGATGATAAACAATTATTTATATATCCTGGTCAGCATAACGGGGAGATTCACCCAACCGTTCAAGCAACTGATTGACCTCGTTTTTGAGTTCCCTGACACGGTCTTCCCGTTTCAGTGTCACATTGTACCACCGTTTAAGCTCACCGAGTTGCTGTTTGATTTTCTCTTCCGCTAATTTATGCTCTGTGACATCTATACAATTCCCTTCATTAAACAAAATTTGTCCATCAGCATCTTTCATTGCAAATGCAGAGATTAAAATCCAGATCTTTCGCTTGTCTTTAGTGTATACTTCGATTTCAAATCCCCTGACCAGGCCTTGTTTCTTAAGAATCATCATCAGCTGTTGTCGTTTTTCGGGATTGACATAGATTTGATGTTCGATATCGTTTATGGACCGCATCAGCTCTTGGGGAGTTTCATAGCCGAACATTTTCGCCATAGAGGGATTGACGGTCAGAAAGTACCCTTCCGGAGATGACCGGTATATACCTTCAATGGAGTTTTCGAAGATGGTCCGGTATTGTTCTTCGCTGTCTTTCAGTGCCTGTTCAATTTGTTTACGCTCATGCCGGATAACGGCATCTTTCATTTCACGTTCAACAGCCGAAGCCAACCGTGTCAGATTATTTTTCAGCAAATAATCGTGTGCACCTTCTTTCATCATTTGTACGGCAATATCTTCGCCGATATCGCCTGAGACAACAATAAAAGGAATATCCAGGCCTGTTTTCTGAAGAAGCTGGAGAGCTGCCGGTACACTAAACTGAGGCATCTTATAATCGGCAAGGATAACATCCCAGGTTTGCTTATGAAGATATTTTTGCATCTCCCCGGCTGTTTCAACACGCTCAAAAATTACATCATAGCCGGCTTTTGTCAGATGATGAACATTCAATAAAGCATCGTTTTCATTATCTTCAATGATGAGAACGGAGAGTTTTTTTGTCATTGATTTTTGCATGATATTTACTCATAAAGGATTAATCGACATAAAAACAGTTAAAAAATTGACCATATATCAAT is a genomic window containing:
- a CDS encoding PAS domain S-box protein; the protein is MKNKPPQEDSSLYQEKKRLEQLSFLADISRRLTFMETAEVICSFVCNKIKELAGRGYVFVTLMDESTQTLSLRAMEGLQDEGIVNNILRILGADPRGMAFSVNDIIDDELTAYRSGKMELIPGGTYALLMRKFPKAACDMVDRLLNISSVYTIGFIHHNRHLGGVIILTNSQNDIEENRDIIETILSQASVALSRIFTEHVLQEDEKKYRTIVENMYDVFYRTDKEGNIIYVSPSGARLLGVDSVEKIYHMNVAKDFYTNPEERNTLLQKLYTDGSVIDYEVALKRFDGSIIFVSTNSRMVRDDNDKEIGVEGVFRDITERKNNEELLRTNELKIRSLLEESARAQRALLSILEDEMEAQDKIRVLNEELEKRVLERTRELDLTNQNLLLKTEELEDKNTRLADEISERIRIEEELKKKSEELETFNKAMVGRELRIIEMKEEVNLLCAQLGIKPKYVMDWKDKKQES
- a CDS encoding PAS domain S-box protein, with amino-acid sequence MTKKLSVLIIEDNENDALLNVHHLTKAGYDVIFERVETAGEMQKYLHKQTWDVILADYKMPQFSVPAALQLLQKTGLDIPFIVVSGDIGEDIAVQMMKEGAHDYLLKNNLTRLASAVEREMKDAVIRHERKQIEQALKDSEEQYRTIFENSIEGIYRSSPEGYFLTVNPSMAKMFGYETPQELMRSINDIEHQIYVNPEKRQQLMMILKKQGLVRGFEIEVYTKDKRKIWILISAFAMKDADGQILFNEGNCIDVTEHKLAEEKIKQQLGELKRWYNVTLKREDRVRELKNEVNQLLERLGESPRYADQDI